The following proteins are encoded in a genomic region of Burkholderia gladioli:
- a CDS encoding inositol monophosphatase family protein translates to MFSTDALRRETLFSSVFDPALDELFVAVANEGATLNGRPVRVSLKAELPAAVVGTAVAPRIQVGPEAQEAAIRLFGALAREVFVMRPMAATSLQLAYVAAGRLDAYLETGDDAADWLAGALLIREAGGTVTDLRNERFGWSGDGVLGTNAKLHRALVAMIARATAAEGDAATSAA, encoded by the coding sequence ATGTTTAGCACAGACGCCCTCCGCCGAGAGACGCTCTTTTCGAGCGTCTTCGACCCTGCACTCGATGAACTGTTCGTCGCGGTCGCCAATGAGGGCGCAACGCTCAATGGCCGTCCCGTTCGGGTCTCGCTGAAAGCGGAATTGCCGGCGGCCGTGGTCGGTACCGCTGTCGCGCCGCGCATTCAGGTCGGCCCGGAAGCACAGGAAGCGGCCATTCGGTTGTTTGGAGCGCTCGCTCGCGAAGTGTTCGTGATGCGGCCGATGGCGGCCACCTCGTTGCAGCTCGCCTACGTGGCGGCGGGACGGCTGGATGCCTACCTTGAAACGGGCGATGACGCCGCCGACTGGCTTGCGGGAGCCTTGCTGATCCGCGAAGCCGGGGGAACCGTGACCGATCTTCGAAACGAACGATTCGGTTGGTCGGGAGACGGCGTGCTCGGCACCAACGCGAAGTTGCATCGCGCGCTAGTTGCAATGATCGCGCGCGCCACCGCGGCCGAAGGCGATGCGGCCACGTCGGCGGCTTGA
- a CDS encoding DUF4396 domain-containing protein: MTYGTFPAWLDKLSAAWIVLGAFCALVIVFDEVRRPQKMWIMNLVWPLTALFGTIFWVAAYYVWGRNVTDAGHETDEQPFVAMVMKGTSHCGAGCTLGDILVEWLAFAFPALAVWFGWHTVFNEKTFAVWIADFLLAFLFGIIFQYFTIKPMRGLSAGAGVIAAVKADIASIAAWQVGMYGLMAIIQFLWFKPAYGGIANVASPEFWFAMQLGMLAGFATSYPVNWWLIHSGMKEKM, encoded by the coding sequence ATGACCTACGGAACCTTCCCTGCCTGGTTGGACAAGCTATCGGCCGCATGGATCGTCTTGGGGGCGTTCTGTGCCCTTGTGATCGTCTTTGACGAAGTTCGCCGCCCACAAAAAATGTGGATCATGAACCTCGTCTGGCCCCTGACCGCATTGTTTGGAACGATTTTCTGGGTCGCCGCCTACTACGTGTGGGGACGGAATGTTACTGACGCGGGACACGAGACCGACGAGCAGCCGTTCGTCGCAATGGTGATGAAAGGCACGAGCCACTGCGGCGCGGGCTGTACGCTGGGAGACATCCTTGTCGAATGGCTGGCTTTCGCCTTCCCCGCCTTGGCGGTCTGGTTCGGGTGGCATACCGTGTTTAATGAAAAAACGTTCGCCGTCTGGATCGCCGATTTCCTCCTTGCTTTTCTGTTCGGCATAATTTTTCAGTACTTCACCATCAAACCGATGCGGGGACTCTCGGCAGGCGCGGGTGTGATTGCGGCCGTCAAGGCGGATATCGCGTCGATTGCGGCCTGGCAGGTGGGCATGTACGGCCTCATGGCCATCATCCAGTTCCTATGGTTCAAGCCGGCCTACGGAGGTATCGCGAACGTTGCGAGCCCTGAATTCTGGTTCGCCATGCAGTTGGGGATGCTGGCAGGGTTCGCCACCAGCTATCCGGTTAACTGGTGGCTGATCCATTCGGGAATGAAGGAAAAAATGTAG
- a CDS encoding IclR family transcriptional regulator codes for MKQESSVIGAERLLLVLTALASHGKAMSVKDMLGVTGLAQSTLYRQITLLKRWGFVTEDAGCYAPGPVSLQLALGFDINSMLVEASRDGMAELSRATQESVGLIVAVNDQVICLEMVESTHSLRCSFEKGRAVPLRAGASAKSLLAFMAEKTRNEALERQFAGDDTARAALEMELERIRARGYAVSDSEVDPGVWGVSAPVFRRMSRGAGASASITLMAPSSRAAGRERQLADWTVRTANSISGRLQSA; via the coding sequence GTGAAACAGGAATCCAGCGTCATCGGCGCCGAGCGCCTGCTGCTCGTGCTTACCGCGCTCGCGAGCCACGGTAAGGCCATGTCCGTGAAGGACATGCTCGGCGTGACGGGCCTCGCGCAAAGCACGCTCTATCGCCAGATCACGCTGCTCAAGCGCTGGGGCTTCGTGACGGAGGACGCGGGCTGCTATGCCCCCGGCCCCGTGAGCCTGCAGCTCGCGCTCGGCTTCGACATCAATTCGATGCTGGTCGAGGCGAGCCGCGACGGCATGGCGGAGCTCTCGCGCGCGACGCAGGAGAGCGTCGGGCTGATCGTCGCCGTGAACGACCAGGTGATCTGCCTCGAGATGGTCGAGAGCACGCACTCGCTGCGTTGCTCGTTCGAAAAGGGCCGCGCGGTGCCGTTGCGCGCGGGCGCGTCCGCCAAGTCGCTGCTCGCCTTCATGGCGGAGAAAACGCGCAACGAAGCGCTGGAGCGCCAGTTCGCCGGCGACGACACGGCGCGGGCCGCCCTTGAAATGGAACTCGAGCGCATTCGCGCGCGCGGTTACGCCGTGAGCGACAGCGAGGTCGACCCCGGCGTGTGGGGCGTGAGCGCGCCGGTGTTCAGGCGGATGTCGCGTGGCGCCGGCGCGAGCGCGTCGATCACGCTGATGGCCCCGTCCTCGCGCGCGGCGGGGCGCGAACGACAACTCGCCGACTGGACCGTGCGAACGGCCAACAGCATTTCGGGCCGACTGCAATCCGCCTGA
- a CDS encoding transporter substrate-binding domain-containing protein — translation MKLKALLCVASLGMTLLTAIAPGTASAQASNVLDVATDATFPPMEFVDKGQRTGFDIDIMNALAKAMGKQVQWTDIDFKGLVPGLVARRFDAAISGIYITPERAQVVDFTQSYFAGGLSVLVKADSPIKTLADLNGKKVSVQVGTKSVNFLRDNYPQVQRVEVEKNQEMFDLVGIGRADAAVTGKPAAYQFARTRPGFRVLDKELTTEAYGIAVRKDEPQLRDQMNAALAKIKADGTYDAIVKKWFGASASNTANAK, via the coding sequence ATGAAACTGAAAGCCCTTCTCTGCGTGGCAAGCCTCGGCATGACGCTGCTGACGGCGATCGCACCCGGCACGGCGTCCGCGCAGGCTTCGAACGTGCTCGACGTTGCCACCGACGCGACCTTCCCGCCGATGGAATTCGTCGACAAGGGGCAGCGCACCGGCTTCGACATCGACATCATGAACGCGCTGGCCAAGGCGATGGGCAAGCAGGTCCAGTGGACGGACATCGACTTCAAGGGGCTCGTCCCGGGGCTCGTGGCACGGCGGTTCGACGCGGCGATCTCGGGCATCTACATCACGCCGGAACGCGCGCAGGTGGTGGATTTCACTCAGTCGTACTTCGCGGGCGGCCTGTCCGTGCTCGTCAAGGCGGACTCGCCGATCAAGACCCTCGCCGATCTCAACGGCAAGAAAGTAAGCGTTCAGGTCGGCACGAAGTCGGTCAACTTCCTGCGCGACAACTATCCCCAGGTGCAGCGTGTGGAGGTGGAAAAGAACCAGGAGATGTTCGATCTCGTCGGTATCGGCCGTGCCGACGCGGCCGTCACCGGCAAGCCCGCGGCGTACCAGTTCGCGCGAACGCGCCCAGGTTTTCGCGTGCTCGACAAGGAGCTGACGACCGAGGCGTACGGCATCGCGGTGCGCAAGGACGAACCACAACTGCGCGACCAGATGAACGCCGCGCTCGCGAAGATCAAGGCGGACGGCACCTACGACGCCATCGTGAAGAAGTGGTTCGGCGCGAGCGCCAGCAACACCGCGAACGCGAAGTAA
- a CDS encoding amino acid ABC transporter permease, with amino-acid sequence MQLDFTPAFAGWADIAHGAAVTVEVTAAALVLSCLLGLLIGIGRLYPHRRLVYGFCTGYLIFFRGTPLLVQLFLLFFGLPQFGILLPAFVCGVLGLGLYSAAYVSEIVRGAIQSVDRGQMEAARSIGMSSGQAMRAIILPQAIVRMIPPLGNEFIALIKNSALVSLLTIDDLMHEGQKIISVSYRSLEVYIVIALVYLVLTQTTNFILHRVERRLRAGGMVQ; translated from the coding sequence ATGCAACTCGACTTCACGCCGGCGTTCGCCGGTTGGGCCGATATCGCGCACGGCGCGGCAGTCACGGTGGAAGTGACCGCCGCCGCGCTCGTGCTCTCGTGCCTGCTCGGCCTGCTGATCGGCATCGGCCGGCTTTATCCGCATCGGCGGCTCGTCTACGGCTTTTGCACCGGCTACCTGATCTTCTTTCGCGGCACGCCGCTGCTCGTGCAACTGTTCCTGCTGTTCTTCGGCCTGCCGCAGTTCGGCATCCTGCTGCCTGCGTTCGTTTGCGGCGTGCTCGGGCTCGGCCTGTATTCCGCGGCCTATGTGTCGGAAATCGTTCGCGGCGCGATCCAGTCCGTGGATCGCGGACAGATGGAAGCGGCGCGTTCCATCGGCATGTCGTCGGGACAGGCCATGCGCGCGATCATTCTGCCGCAGGCCATCGTGCGCATGATTCCGCCGCTCGGCAACGAGTTCATCGCGCTGATCAAGAACTCGGCCTTGGTGTCGCTGCTGACGATCGACGACCTCATGCACGAAGGCCAGAAGATTATCAGCGTGTCCTACAGATCGCTCGAAGTGTATATCGTGATCGCTCTCGTGTATCTCGTGCTTACGCAAACGACCAACTTCATTCTTCATCGCGTCGAGCGTCGGTTACGCGCAGGAGGCATGGTGCAATGA
- a CDS encoding amino acid ABC transporter ATP-binding protein has protein sequence MSNAQAIVSIRELTKSFGAHRVLNGIDFDIRPSQVVVVIGPSGSGKSTFLRCCNGLEQPERGTIDICGQRLVEHGTMLEDRRLNALRTEVGMVFQSFNLFPHLSVLHNITVGPRMLRGASKADAETAALALLKKVGLEHKADAMPASLSGGQKQRVAIARALAMQPRVMLFDEPTSALDPELVGEVLQVMKLLAAEGMTMLVVTHEMGFAKEVADVVVVMDGGEIVEAGPPAQIFSAPTQARTRSFLQAVLSRA, from the coding sequence ATGAGCAACGCCCAAGCTATCGTCAGCATTCGCGAGCTTACCAAGTCGTTCGGCGCGCATCGCGTATTGAACGGTATCGACTTCGACATCCGGCCGAGCCAGGTGGTGGTCGTGATCGGGCCGAGCGGTTCCGGCAAGAGTACGTTTCTGCGCTGCTGCAATGGGCTGGAGCAGCCCGAGCGCGGCACGATCGATATCTGCGGCCAACGGCTCGTCGAGCACGGCACGATGCTCGAGGACCGTCGACTCAACGCGCTTCGCACCGAAGTGGGCATGGTGTTCCAGTCGTTCAACCTGTTCCCGCATCTGTCGGTACTGCACAACATCACGGTGGGTCCGCGCATGCTGCGCGGTGCCTCGAAAGCCGACGCCGAAACCGCTGCGCTTGCCCTGCTCAAGAAGGTCGGGCTCGAGCACAAGGCGGATGCGATGCCCGCGAGCCTCTCGGGCGGCCAGAAGCAGCGCGTCGCCATCGCCCGGGCTTTGGCGATGCAGCCGCGTGTCATGCTCTTCGACGAACCGACTTCCGCGCTCGACCCCGAACTCGTGGGCGAAGTGCTGCAGGTGATGAAGCTGCTCGCGGCCGAAGGCATGACCATGCTCGTCGTCACGCACGAGATGGGCTTCGCGAAGGAAGTGGCGGATGTCGTGGTCGTGATGGACGGCGGCGAGATCGTCGAAGCGGGGCCGCCCGCGCAGATTTTCTCGGCCCCCACGCAAGCCCGCACGCGCTCGTTCCTGCAGGCGGTGCTCTCGCGCGCGTGA
- a CDS encoding formimidoylglutamate deiminase — MNSSPKSLFAAHALLPGGWRTNVLIEWNDAGAIVSVTPDTTAAPADAGLAAGPVMPGMPNLHSHAFQRAMAGLTEYRANPTDSFWSWRELMYRFAARITPDTLGAIARWLYVEMLKAGYTSVCEFHYVHHARDGGPHSHPAELAQRVVDAASETGIGMTMLPVLYQYSGFGAQPPRADQRRFINATDAFLALLDTLRAARPEHGALRYGIAPHSLRAVSEDSLRAALEGLDAMSPGAPVHIHVAEQTEEVDACVAALGARPVQWLLERFDVDARWCLVHATHVDERETLALARSGAIAGLCLTTEANLGDGLFPASDYLDAGGAFGVGSDSHIGVDWRAELRLLEYGQRLARRQRNVLASPRAPHVADRLFQAALAGGARATGRAAGALEQGARADWIVLDPDHPDLAEQTSATWLSSAVFCEHGETPVRDVFVGGERVIHARRHRDEARHYADYRRALAQLLADA; from the coding sequence TTGAATTCATCCCCGAAATCGCTCTTCGCGGCGCATGCGCTGCTGCCGGGCGGCTGGCGCACCAATGTGCTGATCGAGTGGAACGACGCGGGTGCCATCGTCTCCGTTACGCCGGACACGACTGCCGCGCCGGCGGATGCCGGGCTGGCGGCGGGACCGGTCATGCCAGGCATGCCCAACCTGCATTCGCACGCGTTTCAGCGAGCCATGGCCGGCCTCACGGAATACCGCGCCAATCCCACGGACAGCTTCTGGAGCTGGCGCGAGCTGATGTACCGCTTCGCCGCACGCATCACGCCCGACACGCTCGGTGCGATAGCGCGCTGGCTGTATGTCGAGATGCTCAAGGCGGGCTATACGTCCGTCTGCGAATTCCACTACGTGCACCACGCGCGGGACGGCGGCCCTCACTCGCATCCGGCCGAACTCGCGCAGCGCGTCGTGGATGCCGCCAGCGAGACCGGCATCGGCATGACGATGCTGCCGGTGCTCTACCAGTACAGCGGCTTCGGCGCACAACCGCCGCGCGCCGACCAGCGCCGCTTCATCAACGCGACCGATGCCTTTCTGGCGCTGCTCGACACCTTGCGCGCCGCCCGTCCGGAACACGGCGCGCTGCGTTATGGAATCGCGCCGCACTCGCTGCGCGCGGTATCGGAGGATTCATTGCGAGCCGCGCTGGAAGGGCTCGACGCGATGTCGCCAGGCGCGCCGGTGCATATCCATGTTGCGGAGCAGACGGAGGAAGTCGATGCCTGCGTCGCGGCGCTCGGCGCGCGCCCCGTGCAATGGCTGCTCGAGCGTTTCGACGTCGACGCGCGCTGGTGCCTCGTGCATGCGACGCACGTCGACGAACGCGAAACGCTCGCACTCGCGAGGAGCGGCGCGATCGCGGGCCTATGTCTGACGACCGAGGCAAATCTCGGCGACGGCTTGTTCCCCGCGAGCGACTACCTCGATGCGGGCGGTGCGTTCGGCGTCGGCTCGGATAGCCATATCGGCGTGGACTGGCGCGCGGAACTGCGCCTGCTCGAATATGGCCAGCGGCTCGCGCGGCGTCAGCGCAACGTGCTGGCTTCGCCGCGGGCACCGCATGTCGCCGATCGCCTGTTCCAAGCCGCGCTCGCGGGCGGCGCCCGTGCGACCGGCCGCGCGGCCGGCGCTCTCGAGCAGGGCGCGCGCGCGGACTGGATCGTGCTCGATCCGGACCATCCGGATCTCGCCGAGCAGACCAGCGCGACGTGGCTGTCGTCCGCCGTCTTCTGCGAGCATGGCGAGACGCCGGTGCGGGACGTCTTCGTCGGCGGCGAGCGCGTGATCCACGCGCGCCGTCATCGTGACGAAGCCCGGCATTACGCCGACTATCGTCGGGCGCTGGCGCAGCTACTCGCCGACGCCTGA
- the hutG gene encoding N-formylglutamate deformylase, which translates to MNDLFSLERGDAPLMISLPHLGTHIPDALRDRYTDIALTVADTDWHLDRLYGFARALGATILGARVSRYVIDLNRPPNDASLYPGQTTTSLCPTESFRGEPLYREGRAPDEAERNRRVATYWQPYHDALREELARLRRRHRNVLLWEAHSIASVLPRLFDGKLPDLNIGTQDGRTVAPSVQEAVQRAAAASPFSWVANGRFKGGFITRHAGAPRDGLHAVQLEMCQSTYMSEDAPFTYLPELAEKVEPVVRGMVKGALDAVVELTREDSRAR; encoded by the coding sequence ATGAACGATCTCTTCTCACTCGAACGCGGCGATGCGCCGCTGATGATTTCCCTTCCCCACCTGGGCACGCACATCCCGGATGCGCTGCGCGACCGGTACACCGACATCGCCTTGACGGTCGCGGACACCGACTGGCATCTGGACCGCCTCTACGGATTCGCCCGCGCGCTGGGCGCGACGATACTCGGTGCGCGCGTGTCGCGTTACGTGATCGACCTGAACCGGCCGCCGAACGACGCAAGCCTGTATCCGGGGCAGACCACCACCTCGCTGTGCCCGACCGAAAGCTTTCGCGGTGAGCCGCTGTATCGCGAGGGGCGCGCGCCGGACGAGGCCGAGCGCAACCGCCGCGTGGCAACCTACTGGCAGCCGTATCACGACGCCTTGCGTGAAGAATTGGCGCGCCTGCGCCGCCGGCATCGCAACGTGCTGCTGTGGGAAGCGCACTCGATCGCGAGCGTCCTGCCACGGCTTTTCGACGGCAAGCTGCCGGACTTGAACATCGGCACGCAGGATGGCCGCACCGTCGCGCCTTCCGTGCAGGAAGCGGTACAGCGCGCCGCCGCGGCAAGTCCGTTCAGCTGGGTCGCGAATGGCCGTTTCAAGGGTGGCTTCATCACGCGGCACGCCGGCGCGCCGCGGGACGGCTTGCATGCGGTGCAACTCGAGATGTGCCAATCCACCTACATGAGCGAAGACGCGCCGTTCACCTACCTGCCTGAATTGGCGGAGAAAGTGGAACCGGTGGTACGCGGCATGGTGAAGGGTGCGCTCGACGCAGTCGTCGAGCTGACCCGGGAAGACTCGCGGGCACGATGA
- a CDS encoding glutathione S-transferase — protein MHYELYYWPSIQGRGEYVRLALEAAEADYTDVARQHGRQGDGMSAMMELLDAELPTPPFAPPFLKAGEQIIGQTANILLFLGPKLHLAPKDEAGRLWAHQLQLTVADFVTEIHDTHHPIASNLYYEDQKAEAAMRSEDFIRHRLPKFLGYFERVREQNPHKGGFMVGGQLSYVDLSIFQLIEGLRYAFPKAMARAEKKYPGLVEIRDRVAGHPPIARYLGSDRRIAFNQEGIFRHYLELDR, from the coding sequence ATGCATTACGAACTCTATTACTGGCCCAGCATCCAGGGCCGGGGCGAATACGTCCGCCTGGCCCTCGAGGCCGCCGAGGCCGACTACACCGACGTGGCCCGCCAGCACGGCCGCCAGGGCGACGGCATGTCGGCGATGATGGAACTGCTCGACGCCGAGCTGCCCACGCCGCCGTTCGCGCCGCCTTTCCTGAAGGCCGGCGAGCAGATCATCGGCCAGACCGCGAACATCCTGCTATTCCTCGGCCCCAAGCTGCACCTCGCGCCAAAGGACGAAGCCGGCCGCCTGTGGGCACATCAATTGCAACTGACGGTGGCCGACTTCGTCACCGAGATCCACGACACGCATCACCCGATCGCTTCCAACCTCTACTACGAGGACCAGAAGGCCGAGGCCGCGATGCGCTCGGAAGACTTCATCCGCCATCGCCTGCCGAAGTTTCTCGGTTATTTCGAGCGCGTGCGCGAACAGAATCCGCATAAAGGCGGCTTCATGGTGGGTGGGCAGCTCAGTTATGTCGATCTGTCGATCTTTCAGTTGATCGAGGGATTGCGCTACGCGTTTCCGAAGGCGATGGCGCGGGCGGAAAAGAAGTATCCGGGGCTGGTGGAGATTCGTGATCGGGTTGCCGGGCATCCGCCGATTGCCCGCTATCTGGGATCGGATCGGCGTATTGCGTTCAACCAGGAAGGGATCTTCCGTCACTATCTCGAACTCGATCGCTGA
- a CDS encoding ATP-binding protein, whose protein sequence is MNPRRRLGRQIVWSMGLVSVITTLIAFVGSYLIYGLLFTYLPQLQQPEDSWVPRTPDYLIFAGTLLVALVAAIVIALRLARRILAPLNSLAESARAIAAGDLAARAIPGDRTLGETAHLVDDFNSMAGKLQTMAADMAQWNAAIAHELRTPLTILQGRLQGLADGVFKPDDALIRGLLSHVEGLSRLVDDLRIVTLQDSGHFELRSASTDLGEEARRAVESIRPALEEAGFVLELRLASAVARCDGARVRQALIALLDNARRYATPGPLRVAVARAGELVVLSVEDAGPGLAAEFAKQAFAPFTRADASRSRQLGGSGLGLSVVRAIAMAHGGWVQYRTSAQGGAVFEIELPIKGR, encoded by the coding sequence ATGAACCCGCGCCGGCGCCTCGGCCGCCAGATCGTCTGGTCGATGGGGCTGGTGTCGGTGATCACCACCCTGATCGCCTTCGTCGGCTCGTACCTGATCTACGGCCTGCTGTTCACCTACCTGCCGCAACTGCAGCAGCCCGAGGATTCCTGGGTGCCGCGCACGCCCGACTACCTGATCTTCGCCGGCACGCTGCTGGTGGCGCTGGTGGCCGCGATCGTGATCGCGCTGCGCCTGGCGCGGCGCATCCTGGCGCCGCTCAATTCGCTGGCCGAGAGCGCGCGCGCCATCGCGGCCGGCGACCTGGCCGCGCGCGCCATCCCCGGCGATCGCACGCTCGGCGAGACCGCCCACCTGGTGGACGACTTCAACTCGATGGCCGGCAAGCTGCAGACCATGGCGGCCGACATGGCGCAATGGAACGCCGCGATCGCGCACGAGCTGCGCACCCCGCTGACGATCCTGCAGGGGCGCCTGCAGGGCCTCGCCGACGGTGTATTCAAGCCCGACGACGCACTGATCCGCGGGCTGCTCTCGCATGTCGAAGGGCTCTCGCGGCTGGTCGACGACCTGCGCATCGTGACCCTGCAGGACAGCGGACATTTCGAGCTCCGAAGCGCGAGCACGGACCTTGGCGAGGAGGCGCGCCGCGCGGTGGAATCGATCCGGCCCGCGCTGGAGGAAGCCGGCTTCGTGCTGGAGCTGCGGCTGGCCTCGGCGGTGGCGCGCTGCGATGGCGCGCGCGTGCGCCAGGCCCTGATCGCCCTGCTCGACAATGCCCGTCGCTACGCCACGCCGGGGCCGCTGCGGGTGGCCGTGGCGCGGGCCGGCGAGCTGGTGGTGCTGTCGGTGGAGGATGCGGGGCCGGGCCTTGCCGCGGAATTCGCCAAGCAGGCCTTCGCGCCCTTCACGCGCGCCGACGCCTCGCGCTCGCGGCAGCTCGGCGGCTCGGGGCTGGGGCTGTCGGTGGTGCGCGCCATCGCGATGGCGCACGGCGGCTGGGTGCAGTACCGCACCTCCGCGCAAGGCGGGGCCGTGTTCGAGATCGAGCTGCCGATCAAGGGGCGCTGA
- a CDS encoding response regulator translates to MNALILIAEDEPEIAEILDAYLTREGFRTYRVADGQTALDVQPVLKPDLVLLDVKMPGLDGWAVLTELRRRGATPVIMLTAMDQDIDRLQGLRFGADDYIVKPFNPVEVVARTQAVLRRAGTQGRSQVIRAGRIEIDTESYVARVLGAGAAEAGAAANAGDVTLALTLTEFRLLAHMAKSPQRVFSRGELVDACLPGGDALERTVDSHVSNLRKKLEQAGACGLLAVVRGVGYRLENGA, encoded by the coding sequence ATGAACGCGCTGATCCTGATCGCCGAAGACGAACCCGAAATCGCCGAGATCCTCGATGCCTACCTGACGCGCGAGGGCTTTCGCACCTACCGGGTGGCCGACGGCCAGACCGCGCTCGATGTCCAACCGGTGCTCAAGCCCGACCTGGTGCTGCTCGACGTGAAGATGCCGGGCCTGGACGGCTGGGCGGTGCTGACCGAGCTGCGTCGGCGCGGCGCCACGCCGGTGATCATGCTGACCGCGATGGACCAGGACATCGACCGCCTGCAAGGCCTGCGCTTTGGCGCCGACGACTACATCGTCAAGCCCTTCAACCCGGTGGAGGTGGTGGCGCGCACCCAGGCCGTGCTGCGCCGCGCCGGCACGCAGGGCCGCTCGCAGGTGATCCGCGCCGGGCGCATCGAGATCGACACCGAGAGCTACGTGGCGCGCGTGCTCGGCGCGGGCGCAGCGGAAGCCGGGGCCGCCGCGAACGCGGGCGACGTCACGCTGGCGCTGACGCTGACCGAGTTCCGCCTGCTCGCGCACATGGCGAAGTCGCCGCAACGCGTGTTCAGCCGCGGCGAGCTGGTCGATGCCTGCCTGCCCGGCGGCGACGCGCTGGAGCGCACCGTCGACAGCCACGTCAGCAACCTGCGCAAGAAACTCGAACAGGCCGGCGCCTGCGGGCTGCTGGCGGTGGTGCGCGGCGTGGGCTACCGGCTCGAGAACGGCGCATGA
- a CDS encoding efflux RND transporter periplasmic adaptor subunit, producing the protein MNRLRFLFLAAPALALLLGAAACRDRHPAAGAAAAPATPVSVIALHRQSVPLSTELAGRVVASLESEVRPQISGVVRERLFVEGSDVQAGQPLYRIDPAPYQAAYDSAKAALQRAEAAVPTALARADRNAILSRAQAMSKQEYETSVETLAQARASVALERAALETARINLAYTTIRAPISGRIDKSSLTPGALVTESQGTALTTIRLIDPINVDLTESSANLLNLRQAIDAGRVSPSGGKVRVRLRLENGASYPLEGTLQFSESSVNAATGTVTLRAVFPNPQRLLLPGMYARAVLETGAVRDAFLVPQRAIGRNPRGEATALFVRDGKVVEQVLEGAREHGNDLIVERGVHDGDQVIVEGSLAVRDGDAVKASLVAIDPATGRVTAVAQAETAGIKPAVATVPAAAEPARPLPSPSASPGANPGEQPVPRAGTTAPPVAHAPSAAPAATATAADEKLYHPVPTRQMMTLLPLPLPYAMARGTSAIAVS; encoded by the coding sequence ATGAATCGCCTGCGTTTCCTTTTTCTCGCCGCGCCCGCGCTGGCCCTGCTGCTGGGCGCCGCCGCCTGCCGCGACCGGCATCCCGCCGCCGGCGCCGCCGCCGCGCCGGCCACCCCGGTCAGCGTGATCGCGCTGCACCGCCAGAGCGTGCCGCTCAGCACCGAGCTGGCGGGCCGCGTGGTGGCCTCGCTCGAATCCGAGGTGCGCCCGCAGATCTCGGGCGTGGTGCGCGAGCGCCTGTTCGTCGAGGGCAGCGACGTGCAGGCCGGCCAGCCGCTCTACCGGATCGATCCGGCGCCCTACCAGGCCGCCTACGACAGCGCGAAGGCCGCGCTGCAGCGCGCCGAGGCGGCCGTGCCGACGGCCCTGGCCCGCGCCGATCGCAACGCGATCCTGTCGCGCGCCCAGGCGATGAGCAAGCAGGAGTACGAAACCTCGGTGGAAACGCTGGCGCAGGCGCGCGCGAGCGTGGCGTTGGAGCGCGCAGCGCTGGAGACGGCGCGCATCAACCTCGCCTACACGACGATCCGCGCGCCGATCTCGGGCCGCATCGACAAGTCCTCGCTGACGCCGGGCGCGCTCGTCACCGAGAGCCAGGGCACCGCGCTGACCACCATCCGCCTGATCGACCCGATCAACGTGGACCTGACCGAATCCAGCGCGAACCTGCTGAACCTGCGCCAGGCGATCGACGCGGGCCGCGTGAGCCCCTCGGGCGGCAAGGTTCGGGTGCGCCTGCGGCTGGAGAACGGCGCGAGCTACCCGCTGGAAGGCACGCTGCAGTTCTCGGAATCGAGCGTCAACGCGGCCACCGGCACGGTCACGCTGCGCGCGGTGTTCCCGAACCCGCAGCGGCTGCTGCTGCCCGGCATGTACGCGCGCGCGGTGCTGGAGACCGGCGCGGTGCGCGACGCCTTCCTGGTGCCGCAGCGCGCGATCGGCCGCAATCCGCGCGGCGAGGCCACCGCGCTGTTCGTGCGCGACGGCAAGGTGGTCGAGCAGGTGCTGGAAGGCGCGCGCGAGCACGGCAACGACCTGATCGTCGAGCGCGGCGTGCATGACGGCGACCAGGTGATCGTCGAGGGCAGCCTGGCGGTGCGCGACGGCGACGCGGTGAAGGCCAGCCTGGTGGCGATCGACCCGGCCACGGGGCGCGTCACGGCGGTGGCGCAGGCCGAGACGGCGGGCATCAAGCCGGCGGTGGCCACGGTGCCGGCCGCCGCCGAGCCGGCCAGGCCCTTGCCGAGTCCGAGCGCGAGCCCCGGCGCGAACCCGGGCGAGCAGCCCGTGCCGCGGGCCGGCACGACAGCCCCGCCCGTCGCGCATGCGCCGTCGGCGGCACCGGCCGCCACGGCCACGGCCGCCGACGAGAAGCTTTATCACCCGGTGCCCACGCGCCAGATGATGACCCTGCTGCCGTTGCCGTTACCCTACGCGATGGCGCGCGGTACCTCGGCCATCGCCGTCAGCTGA